A window from Ruminiclostridium josui JCM 17888 encodes these proteins:
- the ylxM gene encoding YlxM family DNA-binding protein, whose protein sequence is MNKIYETSLLLDFYGQLLTDRQYEILDLHYNNDFTLTEIAEQLNISRQGVYDNEKRGRAQLIEYENKLGLLGKFSQQKQKAQNVLEMMKKLKLDSLGRENADIIKKVITEIEDLANNI, encoded by the coding sequence ATGAATAAAATATACGAAACTTCACTGCTGCTTGATTTTTATGGACAGCTTCTGACGGATAGGCAGTACGAAATACTTGATCTGCATTATAACAATGATTTTACTCTTACAGAGATTGCAGAACAACTGAATATCAGCAGGCAGGGTGTATATGATAATGAAAAGCGCGGAAGGGCGCAGCTTATAGAGTATGAAAACAAACTGGGACTGTTGGGTAAATTTTCACAGCAGAAGCAAAAGGCACAAAATGTGCTTGAAATGATGAAGAAACTTAAACTTGATTCATTGGGAAGAGAAAACGCAGATATTATTAAAAAAGTAATTACTGAAATAGAAGATTTAGCAAATAACATATAA
- the coaW gene encoding type II pantothenate kinase gives MGKVIGIDLGGSTTKIVGFDGKTMISPFLVRANDPLASVYGAFGKFLSVNSLKIDDIERIMVTGVGSSFVDSKLFGIPTAKVDEFMAIGMGGLFLSNLKKAIIVSMGTGTALVKAENNTAVHLGGTGIGGGTLLGLSNRMLNVRHFDELIETAAGGDLSNVDLTIGDISKEALATLPSETTASNFGKISDLVTKADLALGIINLVFQTIGMVAVFNTRIDNIKDVVLTGNLTNVPQAQKIFDQLSALYNINFQIPEHAEYATAVGAAICFSTEGISMREVL, from the coding sequence GTGGGTAAGGTAATTGGAATAGACCTTGGAGGAAGTACTACTAAAATTGTTGGTTTTGACGGCAAAACTATGATTAGTCCTTTTCTTGTTCGTGCTAATGACCCGCTTGCATCGGTTTACGGGGCTTTTGGCAAATTCCTTAGTGTTAATTCATTAAAAATAGATGACATTGAGAGAATTATGGTAACCGGTGTAGGCTCTTCTTTTGTTGACAGCAAACTTTTTGGTATACCAACTGCCAAAGTTGACGAATTTATGGCAATCGGCATGGGTGGCCTGTTTTTAAGCAATTTGAAAAAAGCCATTATTGTAAGTATGGGAACAGGTACCGCACTAGTAAAAGCTGAGAATAATACTGCTGTGCACCTTGGTGGAACAGGTATCGGCGGAGGTACCCTTTTGGGTCTATCAAACAGGATGCTGAATGTACGGCATTTTGATGAACTTATTGAGACAGCCGCTGGAGGTGATTTGTCAAACGTTGACTTAACTATTGGGGACATATCAAAGGAAGCTCTAGCAACTCTCCCCAGCGAAACCACTGCATCTAATTTTGGGAAAATAAGTGACCTGGTAACCAAGGCAGATTTGGCTCTGGGAATTATAAACCTTGTTTTTCAGACAATAGGTATGGTAGCTGTTTTTAATACAAGAATTGATAATATAAAGGATGTTGTTCTCACAGGGAACCTTACAAACGTCCCCCAAGCTCAAAAGATATTTGACCAGCTTAGTGCATTATATAATATTAACTTTCAAATACCTGAACATGCAGAATATGCAACTGCTGTGGGTGCTGCAATATGCTTCAGTACCGAAGGAATTTCAATGCGTGAAGTGTTGTAG
- a CDS encoding YezD family protein, which yields MSHQENVKQTKVPISERDIQKLYDMAKSLKYGSITLVFQDGNLIQLEKNEKVRVK from the coding sequence ATGAGTCATCAAGAAAATGTTAAGCAAACAAAAGTACCAATATCAGAGCGAGATATACAAAAGCTATATGATATGGCCAAATCTCTAAAGTATGGCTCAATCACTCTGGTTTTTCAGGACGGAAACTTGATACAGCTTGAAAAGAATGAAAAGGTCAGGGTGAAATAA
- the trmD gene encoding tRNA (guanosine(37)-N1)-methyltransferase TrmD has protein sequence MKFDVLTLFPELFVSVMGESIIGRAQKNGLVEINAVNIRDYSKDKHRKVDDYPFGGGNGMVMMCQPVIDAYKAITEGMEKKPKVLYMSPQGKVLTQEMAKELSTQEHLILLCGHYEGIDERIIEEIVDEEVSIGDYVLTGGELPAMVLIDCVSRLIPGVLSTEGSFSDESHFNGLLEYPQYTRPADYNGNKVPDVLLSGHHANIEKWRMQQSLDRTREKRPDLYEKYNK, from the coding sequence ATGAAATTTGACGTACTGACACTGTTTCCGGAATTATTTGTTAGCGTAATGGGAGAAAGCATTATTGGGCGTGCCCAGAAAAACGGCCTTGTTGAAATAAATGCAGTAAATATCAGAGATTATTCAAAAGACAAGCATAGGAAAGTAGATGACTATCCATTTGGCGGAGGCAATGGAATGGTGATGATGTGTCAGCCTGTTATAGACGCATACAAAGCCATAACAGAAGGAATGGAGAAAAAACCAAAAGTATTATACATGAGTCCCCAGGGAAAAGTATTAACTCAAGAAATGGCCAAGGAGTTGTCAACTCAGGAACATCTGATACTTTTGTGCGGGCACTATGAAGGTATAGATGAACGTATAATAGAAGAAATAGTTGACGAAGAAGTTTCTATTGGCGATTATGTACTGACAGGTGGGGAACTGCCGGCAATGGTACTTATTGATTGTGTAAGCAGACTTATCCCCGGAGTATTGTCAACAGAAGGCTCATTTAGTGATGAGTCACATTTTAACGGACTGTTGGAATATCCTCAGTATACAAGACCTGCAGATTACAATGGGAATAAAGTTCCTGACGTATTGTTGTCAGGACATCATGCAAATATAGAGAAGTGGCGAATGCAGCAGTCATTGGATAGAACTAGAGAAAAAAGACCTGATTTATATGAAAAATATAATAAATAA
- a CDS encoding NifB/NifX family molybdenum-iron cluster-binding protein, with product MSYKIAVASSDGKVVNQHFGHCRQFLIFETDDTGKWEFIEKRDTSPACNSGEHSEVSMQQVVKLLEDCKAVVAAQIGLGAVQALMLSKIRAFNAVGLIEQVLEKVNETLNIKTES from the coding sequence ATGTCTTATAAAATAGCAGTTGCCAGCAGTGACGGCAAGGTAGTAAACCAGCATTTCGGTCATTGCAGACAATTCTTAATATTTGAAACAGATGATACTGGAAAATGGGAATTTATTGAAAAAAGGGACACAAGTCCTGCATGCAACAGTGGTGAACATAGTGAAGTATCAATGCAACAGGTCGTTAAACTACTTGAAGACTGTAAAGCGGTGGTAGCTGCACAAATAGGTTTAGGTGCTGTTCAAGCTCTGATGTTGTCGAAAATAAGAGCCTTTAACGCTGTAGGTCTTATAGAACAGGTTCTTGAGAAAGTTAATGAAACTTTAAATATAAAGACAGAAAGTTAA
- the rpsP gene encoding 30S ribosomal protein S16 yields MAVKIRLKRMGAKKNPFYRVVVADSRYPRDGRFIEEIGTYNPVTEPAQIKIDAEKAQKWIKNGAQPTDTVKSLLKKQGIVE; encoded by the coding sequence ATGGCAGTAAAGATTCGTTTAAAGAGAATGGGTGCTAAGAAAAACCCTTTTTACAGAGTAGTTGTTGCTGATTCAAGATACCCAAGAGACGGTAGATTTATCGAGGAAATCGGTACTTATAATCCTGTTACAGAACCAGCTCAGATTAAAATCGATGCTGAAAAGGCTCAAAAATGGATTAAGAATGGTGCACAACCAACAGATACAGTTAAATCACTTCTTAAGAAGCAAGGTATTGTTGAATAA
- a CDS encoding OPT/YSL family transporter, producing the protein MNNQERNFMGVEQLSLRSLIIGSLGSCVITASSMYVALRMSALPWPTIFVAVLSMGLLKLFGKTTNNEINITQTAMSAGAMVAGGLAFTLPGLWIMGIWKGSVSISSNYVKVLSIAVAGMLLGSVTSYILRYRYILKNSLPFPIGQAAAETIKAGDEGGKKSIVLFGTMLISTIYTFLRDQVRLVPDAFMFNKYSPLGIWNSPMAVGMGYILGTLYTGVWFLGALFSHVFIIPFGPKLGLFADTTAASSFTTSAGIGLLVGTGLGILLGIIYSYIKKFKNRQKDVYSENAETLKSKKNIFNPSRILIMSGTFIAFIFTVVAGIPVLPSILLIIGIYVVSLMAATITGQTGINPMEIFGIIVLLAIRIFAKIDAMDALMIAACTAIASGFSGDLFNDYKAGQVLGTNPKAQLISQIVGGLFGTIVASLALFAIINQFGEVGSETALPAAQATGVSAMINGIGNPIVFGIAVGIGALLYLLGLPTATLGIGVFLPFTISSAVFIGGVIRFISDRVRKKSSDDDTGTVAASGLLGGEGITGVGIALVKMFTRG; encoded by the coding sequence TTGAATAATCAGGAAAGAAACTTTATGGGCGTCGAGCAATTGTCATTAAGGAGTTTGATAATTGGCTCTCTGGGTTCTTGTGTTATAACTGCAAGTTCCATGTACGTTGCTTTGAGAATGAGTGCACTTCCATGGCCAACAATTTTTGTAGCGGTATTGTCAATGGGCCTTCTTAAACTTTTTGGAAAGACAACTAACAATGAAATCAATATTACACAGACAGCAATGTCTGCAGGTGCAATGGTAGCAGGAGGTCTTGCCTTTACTCTGCCTGGTTTATGGATTATGGGTATATGGAAAGGCTCTGTAAGTATTTCCTCCAACTATGTTAAAGTATTATCAATTGCTGTTGCAGGTATGCTTTTAGGAAGTGTTACTTCCTATATTTTAAGATACAGATATATTTTAAAAAATTCTCTGCCCTTTCCTATCGGACAAGCTGCGGCAGAAACTATAAAAGCAGGTGACGAAGGCGGTAAAAAATCCATAGTTCTTTTTGGAACAATGCTTATTTCAACTATTTATACATTTCTAAGAGATCAAGTAAGATTAGTTCCAGATGCATTTATGTTCAATAAATATTCCCCTCTTGGTATATGGAATTCTCCAATGGCAGTGGGTATGGGATATATTCTCGGAACATTGTATACAGGTGTCTGGTTTCTTGGAGCATTATTTTCACACGTATTTATAATTCCATTTGGCCCAAAACTGGGGTTGTTTGCCGATACTACAGCCGCATCCTCATTTACAACCAGTGCAGGTATTGGACTTTTGGTAGGTACCGGTCTCGGTATTTTATTGGGTATCATCTATTCCTATATAAAAAAGTTTAAAAACAGACAAAAGGATGTATACTCTGAAAACGCTGAAACTTTAAAAAGTAAAAAGAACATTTTTAATCCCAGCAGGATTCTAATTATGTCAGGCACTTTTATTGCCTTTATTTTTACAGTTGTGGCCGGAATCCCGGTACTCCCTTCTATTTTGCTGATTATTGGTATTTACGTTGTTTCCTTAATGGCTGCAACTATTACGGGGCAGACAGGTATTAATCCTATGGAAATATTCGGAATAATTGTTCTTCTGGCTATAAGGATTTTTGCTAAAATTGATGCAATGGATGCACTGATGATTGCGGCGTGTACTGCAATTGCCAGCGGCTTTTCCGGGGATCTGTTCAACGATTATAAGGCAGGACAGGTTTTGGGAACCAACCCGAAAGCACAGCTTATTTCTCAGATAGTGGGAGGCTTATTTGGTACTATAGTAGCATCTCTTGCTTTATTCGCCATTATCAATCAATTCGGTGAAGTGGGTTCTGAAACTGCCTTGCCCGCCGCTCAAGCAACAGGAGTTTCAGCAATGATTAACGGAATCGGTAATCCAATTGTTTTTGGTATTGCAGTGGGCATCGGGGCTTTACTATATCTTTTAGGTCTTCCAACTGCTACTCTCGGTATAGGAGTATTCCTTCCCTTTACAATTTCATCTGCCGTATTTATAGGCGGTGTAATAAGGTTCATATCAGACCGTGTTAGAAAAAAATCATCTGATGATGACACAGGAACAGTGGCAGCTTCCGGACTTCTTGGTGGTGAAGGTATTACAGGAGTTGGTATAGCTTTGGTTAAAATGTTTACAAGAGGATAA
- a CDS encoding radical SAM protein → MTNCCNVKTEEVQINQKFNHLLGKHPCFSARAHFKYGRIHLPVSPTCNIQCRFCKRCINKIENRPGVAAIVLTPKEAVKIVAKALELCPEISVVGIAGPGETLATDNALETFEMLNTKYPHLIKCLSTNGLMLDKYSERIIKSGVQTVSVTVNAVEPEILQYICSGIFWMGSYLEGYEGAEKLIQEQIKGIEKLSSKGIAVKVNTVLIPDLNYEHIEEIARVVSNAGASIINIIPLIPQHEMKGFRPPDCNELNDAREWAGKYLNVFRHCRQCRADACGIPGKGKELGNLLYDFPMETFSHG, encoded by the coding sequence ATGACAAACTGCTGCAATGTTAAAACAGAAGAAGTTCAAATTAATCAGAAATTCAATCATCTTTTGGGAAAACACCCTTGCTTTAGTGCAAGGGCACATTTTAAATACGGAAGAATACATTTACCTGTTAGTCCCACATGTAACATTCAGTGCAGATTCTGCAAAAGATGCATAAATAAAATTGAAAACAGACCGGGAGTTGCAGCTATAGTTCTTACTCCTAAGGAAGCAGTTAAAATAGTAGCTAAAGCTTTGGAACTTTGTCCTGAAATAAGTGTGGTGGGTATTGCAGGGCCTGGAGAAACACTGGCTACAGATAATGCTCTTGAAACTTTTGAAATGTTGAATACCAAATATCCTCATTTAATTAAATGTCTTAGTACAAACGGACTTATGCTAGACAAATACTCCGAGAGAATAATTAAATCAGGTGTACAAACGGTATCGGTAACAGTAAATGCAGTGGAGCCTGAAATCCTACAGTATATCTGTTCCGGGATATTTTGGATGGGAAGTTATCTAGAAGGTTATGAGGGGGCTGAAAAGCTTATACAAGAGCAAATCAAAGGAATAGAAAAACTGAGTAGTAAAGGTATAGCAGTAAAGGTAAACACTGTGCTTATACCTGATTTAAATTATGAGCATATTGAAGAAATTGCACGGGTGGTCTCCAATGCCGGGGCATCCATTATAAATATAATTCCACTTATTCCACAGCATGAAATGAAAGGCTTTAGACCACCTGATTGCAATGAATTGAATGATGCCAGAGAGTGGGCGGGAAAATACCTAAATGTCTTCAGACATTGCAGGCAATGTAGGGCAGATGCATGTGGCATTCCTGGGAAAGGCAAGGAGCTTGGCAATCTACTCTATGATTTTCCAATGGAAACCTTTTCTCATGGGTAA
- a CDS encoding KH domain-containing protein, which produces MKELLESIARALVDYPDEVFVNEIQNEKSIILELKVAKDDMGKVIGKQGRIAKAIRTVVKAAAVKDNRRVVVDIIQ; this is translated from the coding sequence ATGAAAGAATTACTTGAAAGTATTGCAAGAGCCCTTGTGGATTATCCAGATGAGGTTTTTGTAAACGAAATTCAGAATGAAAAGTCTATAATTCTTGAACTTAAAGTTGCAAAAGACGATATGGGCAAGGTTATCGGCAAACAAGGCAGAATTGCCAAAGCAATCAGAACTGTTGTCAAGGCTGCTGCAGTCAAAGATAACAGGAGAGTAGTTGTTGATATCATTCAGTAA
- a CDS encoding NYN domain-containing protein — translation MSPDEMRLAVLIDAENVPYSNVKGIMEEIAKHGTPTIKRIYADWTKPTMSGWKNVLLENAITPIQQYSYTSGKNSSDSAMIIDAMDILYSDQVEGFCIISSDSDFTRLVTRLREAGKKVYGIGERKTPSPFIAACDKFTYIEIISASLQNSRTYENGAKKEEITEKEQRNGTISIGKDIINLISVSINDVEDENGWAFLGDVGNLIIKKQPDFDPRNFGFYKLTHLIRKLKEFEIEERDTNNSKIKHIYVRNRSKRTD, via the coding sequence ATGAGTCCTGATGAAATGAGGCTTGCAGTATTGATAGATGCAGAAAATGTGCCTTATAGTAATGTTAAGGGGATTATGGAGGAAATTGCTAAGCACGGTACCCCTACTATTAAAAGAATTTATGCTGACTGGACAAAACCAACCATGTCAGGTTGGAAAAATGTGCTACTGGAGAATGCAATAACGCCAATACAGCAGTACAGCTATACATCAGGTAAGAATTCTTCTGATTCGGCTATGATTATTGATGCAATGGATATTTTATATTCAGACCAAGTAGAAGGTTTTTGTATAATATCCAGTGACAGTGACTTTACCAGACTGGTTACCAGGCTGCGTGAGGCTGGCAAAAAAGTATATGGTATAGGGGAAAGAAAAACCCCCAGCCCTTTTATAGCAGCTTGTGATAAGTTTACATATATAGAAATAATAAGTGCCTCACTTCAAAATAGCAGGACATATGAAAATGGGGCCAAAAAAGAGGAGATAACCGAGAAGGAGCAAAGAAACGGTACTATATCAATTGGCAAAGATATAATAAATTTAATATCCGTTTCAATTAATGACGTTGAGGATGAAAACGGCTGGGCGTTTTTAGGAGATGTAGGTAATCTTATAATCAAGAAGCAGCCCGACTTTGACCCTAGAAACTTTGGTTTTTACAAGCTTACGCATTTGATAAGAAAGCTTAAAGAATTTGAAATAGAAGAACGAGATACTAACAATTCTAAAATAAAACACATTTATGTTAGAAACAGAAGCAAACGTACAGATTAG
- the ffh gene encoding signal recognition particle protein gives MSVFEGLSGKLQETIKKIRGQGRVSEKDVKDMMREIKLALLEADVNFKVVKEFISKVSERAVGSDVLESLTPGQQVVKIVHEELIELLGREQSKITFAPKPPTILMMAGLQGAGKTTTAGKLANLLRKQGKNPLLVACDVYRPAAIKQLQVLGNQLNIPVFTLENNQNPVQIAKEAVSFAEMKQHDLVILDTAGRLHIDEKLMDELLNIKNSVKPHEILLVVDSMTGQDAVNVSETFNEKLGIDGVVLTKLDGDTRGGAALSVKSVTGKPIKFAAMGEKLNDIEPFFPDRMASRILGMGDVLSLIEKAQEAYDEKKAIELEKKMRTMTFTLEDFLEQMQQIKKMGPIGDLLGMMPGVDSKALKDINIDEKQMGRTEAIIQSMTRKERLDPSIINGSRRKRISAGSGTTIQEVNALLKQFEQMKKLMKMMSDMGKKGKKGGFGKFRLPF, from the coding sequence ATGTCAGTTTTTGAGGGTTTGTCAGGAAAGCTCCAGGAAACAATAAAGAAAATTCGCGGACAGGGCAGAGTATCCGAAAAAGATGTAAAGGATATGATGAGAGAAATCAAGCTGGCTCTGCTTGAAGCCGATGTAAATTTTAAGGTTGTTAAGGAATTTATAAGCAAGGTATCTGAAAGAGCGGTAGGCTCTGATGTGCTAGAGAGCCTTACACCGGGACAGCAGGTAGTTAAGATAGTTCATGAAGAACTAATAGAATTGCTTGGCAGGGAGCAGAGTAAGATTACATTTGCACCAAAACCTCCGACAATTTTAATGATGGCAGGACTACAGGGGGCAGGTAAAACCACTACTGCAGGAAAGCTTGCTAACCTTTTGAGAAAGCAGGGAAAAAATCCTTTGCTGGTTGCCTGTGACGTGTATCGTCCGGCAGCTATCAAACAGCTTCAGGTATTGGGAAATCAATTAAATATTCCTGTATTTACACTGGAGAACAATCAGAACCCTGTTCAAATAGCTAAAGAAGCAGTTAGCTTTGCAGAAATGAAACAGCACGACTTGGTTATACTTGATACGGCAGGAAGACTCCATATTGATGAAAAGCTTATGGATGAACTGTTAAATATAAAGAATTCGGTTAAACCTCATGAAATACTTTTGGTTGTTGATTCAATGACAGGTCAGGATGCAGTAAACGTATCCGAAACCTTTAATGAAAAACTGGGTATTGACGGAGTAGTTCTTACAAAACTTGACGGTGATACTAGAGGCGGTGCGGCTCTTTCTGTTAAATCTGTTACAGGTAAGCCCATTAAGTTTGCTGCAATGGGTGAAAAGCTTAATGATATTGAGCCATTTTTCCCTGACAGAATGGCCTCTAGAATACTTGGAATGGGCGATGTTCTCAGTCTCATAGAAAAAGCTCAGGAAGCGTATGACGAGAAAAAGGCTATTGAACTGGAAAAGAAAATGCGTACCATGACGTTTACTCTGGAAGATTTTCTGGAACAGATGCAGCAAATTAAGAAAATGGGGCCTATTGGTGATTTGCTTGGCATGATGCCAGGTGTGGATTCAAAGGCTTTGAAGGATATAAATATTGATGAAAAGCAGATGGGACGTACTGAGGCTATTATTCAGTCAATGACAAGAAAAGAAAGATTAGATCCGTCTATTATAAACGGAAGTCGCAGAAAAAGAATTTCTGCGGGAAGCGGTACTACCATACAGGAAGTAAATGCACTCTTAAAGCAGTTTGAACAGATGAAGAAATTGATGAAAATGATGAGTGACATGGGTAAGAAAGGTAAAAAAGGCGGTTTTGGAAAGTTTAGGTTGCCTTTTTGA
- the rimM gene encoding ribosome maturation factor RimM (Essential for efficient processing of 16S rRNA), whose product MLEYLIVGQLINTHGVKGELKVMPQTDDPQRFRKLKWVYIDKNGSLEKYNISGVKFFKQFVIIKFEGIDRIEEAEKLKGFYIKVDRANAVKLPKNSFFITDILGLEVYDENNQLLGELKDVIQTGSNDVYVVRDSASKEILIPALKSVVKEISIEEGKISVILPKGLLD is encoded by the coding sequence ATGCTGGAATATTTGATTGTAGGACAATTGATAAATACCCATGGCGTAAAAGGCGAGCTAAAAGTAATGCCCCAAACTGATGATCCGCAGAGATTCAGAAAACTAAAATGGGTTTATATAGATAAAAATGGCAGTCTTGAAAAGTATAATATAAGCGGTGTTAAATTTTTTAAGCAGTTTGTTATAATAAAATTTGAGGGTATTGATAGAATTGAAGAAGCTGAGAAGCTAAAGGGCTTTTACATTAAAGTGGACAGAGCAAATGCTGTAAAACTGCCTAAGAATTCCTTTTTTATAACGGATATTCTTGGTCTTGAGGTTTACGACGAAAACAACCAGCTTCTTGGTGAATTAAAGGATGTAATACAGACAGGCAGCAATGATGTATATGTAGTAAGAGATTCTGCATCAAAAGAAATTCTTATCCCGGCATTAAAGAGTGTTGTGAAGGAAATATCCATTGAAGAAGGAAAAATTTCAGTTATATTACCGAAAGGATTGCTTGATTAA
- the nifH gene encoding nitrogenase iron protein has translation MAKKIKQIAIYGKGGIGKSTTTSNISAALSVAGYKVMQFGCDPKSDSTNTLRGGNYIPTVLDTLREKNTVKAHEVIFEGFNGIYCVEAGGPAPGVGCAGRGIITAVQLFKQQNIFEELDLDFVIYDVLGDVVCGGFAVPIREGIAEHVFTVSSADFMAVYAANNLFKGIHKYSNSGGALLGGVIANSINAPYAKEIIDDFAKQTHTQVVEYVPRSVTVTQSELQGKTTIEAAPDSKQAKIYKSLAAKIAGHEKSKVPSPLDVKELRRWAARWGDYLLALETGEMRPEAAGNL, from the coding sequence ATGGCTAAAAAAATCAAACAAATTGCAATCTATGGTAAAGGTGGTATTGGTAAATCAACTACAACTTCAAATATTAGTGCTGCTCTTTCGGTGGCAGGATATAAAGTAATGCAGTTTGGCTGCGATCCAAAAAGTGATTCAACAAATACTCTGAGGGGTGGAAATTACATTCCTACAGTTTTAGATACATTGAGGGAAAAAAACACAGTAAAGGCCCACGAAGTTATTTTTGAAGGATTTAACGGGATTTACTGTGTAGAGGCAGGAGGCCCAGCTCCGGGTGTGGGATGTGCCGGTAGAGGTATTATTACAGCGGTTCAGTTGTTTAAACAGCAAAATATTTTTGAAGAGCTAGACTTAGATTTTGTTATATATGATGTTCTTGGTGACGTTGTTTGCGGCGGATTCGCTGTTCCAATAAGAGAAGGAATTGCAGAGCATGTTTTCACAGTTTCATCAGCTGATTTTATGGCAGTTTACGCTGCTAACAACCTGTTTAAAGGAATACATAAGTATTCAAATTCGGGGGGAGCCTTACTTGGTGGTGTCATAGCAAATTCAATAAATGCACCTTACGCTAAGGAAATTATAGACGATTTTGCAAAACAGACTCATACCCAGGTTGTTGAATATGTACCAAGGTCCGTAACAGTTACTCAAAGTGAATTACAAGGAAAAACCACCATAGAGGCCGCCCCTGACTCAAAACAGGCAAAAATATATAAATCTCTTGCAGCGAAAATAGCAGGACATGAAAAATCAAAGGTTCCATCACCATTGGATGTGAAGGAACTAAGACGTTGGGCTGCAAGATGGGGTGATTATTTGCTGGCTCTTGAAACAGGTGAAATGAGGCCTGAAGCAGCAGGAAATCTATAA